The sequence GAAGAGAAGCGCGAGCTGCCGCCGGTCCCGGACCGGCTCCCGGTGTCGGTGGTGGACGCGCACACCCATCTCGACGCGTGCGGCGCGGTCACCGCGGCCGATGTCACGGCCATGGTCGACCGCGCCGAGCGCGCCGGCGTCGCCCGCGTCGTCACGGTCGCGGACGACCTCGCCTCGGCCCGCTGGGCCACCGAGGCCGCCACTTGGGACCGCCGCGTCTGGGCCGCCGTGGCCATCCACCCGACGCGGACCAAGGAGTTCGGCGACGCCGAGAAGTCCGAAGTGGAGCGCCTGGCCGCCCAGGACCGCGTGGTCGCCGTCGGCGAGACCGGCCTCGACTACTACTGGGACTACTCGCCGCACGACGCCCAGCAGGAGGCGTTCCGCTGGCACATCGACCTCGCCAAGCGGCTGGACAAGCCGCTGATGATCCACGACCGCGAGGCCCACGACGACGTGCTGCGCATCCTGGCCGAAGAGAATGCGCCGAATGCCGTAATCTTCCATTGTTTTTCCGGGGACGCGGAAATGGCCCGCAAGTGCGTCGACGCGGGGTATGTCCTTTCCTTCGCCGGCACGGTGACGTTCAAGAACGCGAAGGGCCTCCACGAGGCGGCCCGGCTGTGCCCGGCGGACCAGTACCTCGTCGAGACCGACGCGCCGTTTCTGACCCCCCACCCGTTCCGTGGACGGCCGAACGAGCCGTTCGGCGCCGCTTACACCGTCCGTCACCTCGCGGCGCTCAGGGGCGAAGCTGTCCACGAAGTCGCCGAATCGGTCCGGACCACCGCCGAGCGGGTCTACCGACTCCCCAGTGTCACAACGGGTTGAACGCATTGCGACATCAGGGTTCCTTGATCGTCCACCTGATGGAGTGACGGGGATCACGACACTCCGGGGGGTGTTTGCGCAACCCGGCGGGACCCGTTACTGTCCCGTGATCGTGCCGGTCGGGCCTGCGCTCAGCAGCTTCCGATCGTCACGCCCAGTCGTAGAGAC is a genomic window of Amycolatopsis lexingtonensis containing:
- a CDS encoding TatD family hydrolase, yielding MGEEKRELPPVPDRLPVSVVDAHTHLDACGAVTAADVTAMVDRAERAGVARVVTVADDLASARWATEAATWDRRVWAAVAIHPTRTKEFGDAEKSEVERLAAQDRVVAVGETGLDYYWDYSPHDAQQEAFRWHIDLAKRLDKPLMIHDREAHDDVLRILAEENAPNAVIFHCFSGDAEMARKCVDAGYVLSFAGTVTFKNAKGLHEAARLCPADQYLVETDAPFLTPHPFRGRPNEPFGAAYTVRHLAALRGEAVHEVAESVRTTAERVYRLPSVTTG